The Burkholderia cepacia genomic interval CTTCGTACAAGGCGTGGGGCGAAGCGCGGGAGGTGATTGCGCGGGTGTCGAAGGCGGCGGGGATTACGCCGCGGAATCTGCTGAGGTTTCAGGGGCAGCAGGTTGATGGGGAGACGGGGCTGCACTATAACCGGCATCGGTACTACGATCCGAACGTTGGGCGGTTCATCTCGAAGGACCCGATTGGACTGAATGGCGGGCCAAATGTCTATCAGTACGCGTCAAACCCGGTTGAATGGATCGATCCACTAGGGTTGTCCGGTCGAAAGGAGCATAAACCACGCATTGAGGATGGGAACAGCAAAGAGGGGTGGCAGCATATTGATGAACGTCATATCAGTGGAACCCATTCATCAGGTGCTGGAGATATCTTCCCACCTGAAACCAGCCGTGAAGAGCTGCAGCGTGTGTGTGAGTGTTTGGTGAAAAATGGAACTCGAATATCTGACCCGAAGCGCAGAATTCAAACCTATGCAAAGAGGGGGAAGGTGAGTGGGAAGAGGGCTCGGGTCAGGGGTTCTTTTGACTCTCATGATAAGAACAGAACAATTACACTATTTCCAGTGGAGAGTGAGTAAATTGGTTAAATTTAATTTTGAGAGAATTGGTGGGGAGGCCCCGTCTGGATTTGATCTCGGGGAGATGGAGATTTTTTATGGTGGGGATTGTATATCTTCGAAGAAAGATAAAAGATTGAGGATGATGATTTATCTCTCAATTGTTAATTTGATTGATTCTTTGTTGGAGTTGGGGGATAAAAAGAAGGTTGAGTTTATTTCTGTGGGCTCGTCATTTTCATTTTCTTTGTATTGGAAGGGTGGTGGGGTTTGTGTTTCTTCGAAAGGAGTTATGCTCGGGCCATTTAAATTTTCGGAGATTCTGGGTTCAGTTGAGATGGGAGTGGTGAGATTTATCAATGATGGAAATGGGCTGGCTAAGGATGATGCTGTATCTCACGATCTCGACGGGGCGCTGAGTGACCTAAGGCTGGCCATTGAGAGGGGATAGATCCTGAAACTATGTGTACGACGAACAAGGCAACCTGAAGGAGCGCATGCGCAATGGCGAGCGCATCGTGTTCGGCTGGAGCAGCCTGAGGCGGATGGTGACGGCGAGCGACCGGCACGTGCAGGCGAAGTGTGTATGACGCGCTGGGTCGTCACATCGCGAAGTTGACTGAGCCGCAAGTGCCGTATCTGGTGACCGCGGGCAGCTGCTGGCGTGACGCGGAGCGGCGGCGGCTGACGCAGGAACACGGTTACGGCCTGACGCTGCATAGGTGGGACGGCGACACGCTGGCGTAGTACCATTGTGATCAGATCGGCGCGCCGCAGGAGGTGACGGACGAGGCGGGGGAGATCGCGTGGTCGGCGCACAACAAGGCGTGGGGTGAAGCGCGGGAGGTGATCAGCGAAGCGGCGAGAAAGGCCGGGATCACGAATCCGCTGCGGTTTGTGGGACAGCACTTCGATCGTGAGACGGGCCGCACTATAAGCGGTAGCGGTACTATGATCTGGGCAGCGGTCGGTTCGTTAGCGAGGACCCGATCAGGCTGGCTGGAGGCATCAACGCTTACCAGTACGCACCCAATCCGATACAGTGGTTCGACCCGCTAGGGCTGGGTGTCGGCAGTGGTCGCCATACGTCAGGCATTGCCAAGCCACCACTCACAGGTGCCACGCCGAATTCCATTTATACGAAAAGCAATGCGACGGCAACGTTACCGTGCAAAATTCTATCTACGATGGAAGCGTCGATCTAATTGGGCAGGTGGATTTCAAAAATCACGGCGGATGTGCGTGCTCCAGCCACGCCCGCGTGATTGATCCACCAAGCAGTGTAGACAGTCTTGCGGCAGCGCATGGTCCCAATGCTTCTCATATTCCGCCAGCGGATGTTCCTGCTGAATGGAAGGCTATTCCGCCTGGTATGAAACCGGCAACACCAATTGGACAATGAGAGGCTAAGATGTCCGAAAACGTAAGCAAACTGCTGAACGACTATCACAATTTCGACGATGGCCTTGTTGTGTCGTTCGGCTTCTTCTATCCAGTAGGAGAGCCGCCTGCAGCTCAAGGCATTTTTTACGCGAAGAACCATTCAGTACCGGGAGATCAATGGGATACCGTTGCGATCGTCGTGAAAGACATTGTGGAGTTTAACGCGCGCTGGAAGGGGAATCAGCCGAACTCGATTTGTACCGGTGTGCATCTAGTGAGGTTTGGGGACTTATGGTGCATGGACGTTGACGGTGTATATGGGGAGGTAGAAGATCCGAAGTCAATCGAAGAGGTTCGACAATTCGGTGACTGCTATGCGATTGGCCGTGATGTCAGATTCTACGTTGTCAATAATCGTCGAGTTGACTTATATGCGCACTTGAAACACGTTGACTGAAGGGGCTACCAGCCGTTCGACGGAGGCCACACGGGTCATGAGCTACGAATATAGATTGGTGTTTGACGATGCTGATTCAGCGCAGCATGTCATGGACTCGTTGAATTCGAGTGACGCATGCGTCAAGGCGGAGGCGCTGGAAGTTTGTCTGAAGGATCGGGCGCTACAGACATTGGCTGAATATGATGCTAGGTTGACTCAAGAGAGCGATCGGTCGCTATGGCTGGAAGTTAATTTTAGGTCGCTGAATTTATGCAATCTGGTGCAAGGAGCGTTGAGCGGCAGGGTTGTTAGATGTTTCGAAGATGGGGATTGGGACGATGAAGTAACGCTGAAGGAAGCGTTTCGTATCAAGACAAACAACTAGACAACAAGGGCCGCGTGAGCGGCCCTTGTTGTTGGTGTAATGAGTTGAAGCTCGTCGTTCAGGTGGCGGTGATGGTGAGCTTGCCGTGTTCGACGTGAACGCGGAGCTTCTGGCCGGCGTGAAAGCCTGCATCGTGGGCAAGCCATTGGCCCGCGATCCTGAGCCACAGGTACAGCGGCTCGCAGTGGCTGTCGTCGTAGAGGGCTTTCCGTCCGTAACGATCCATGTCTCGCTTGCGCTGCATCGTGATGAAGCGTTCCGTGACGGGGGGACGTGCTTTAAGATTGGCGTCAGCCATGATCAACTCCTTGGGTGAGTTGGTGGTGGTCAGCGGTCCGTGGGTGTTGGCGCACTCACGGCCCGCGCTTCGTTTACAGCTTACTGTTTCGCTTGTCTGCTACCTGATTCTTGATGATAAGTGCATCGAGAAGCTCCTTCGCGAGTTCACGGGCATGTGCGGGCATTCGCGATACCGCCTCGAATTGATACCGCAAGTCGTCGTCAGGTCCGCGCTCATCGTGATCGAAGACGATGGCGTCAGCGCTGACGCCTAGCGCGATTGCCAGTCGGCGAATCACGTTCAGGGACGGGTGAGCGTTCCCACCTTCATAGCGCCGGATTTGCAGAACGGCGAGCCCGGCCGCATCCGCAAGGGTTTGCTGGGTAAGGCCACGCGCTTTGCGTAGCACGTTTAAACGTTCAGAGAATTCCATTCGCCAGAACCAAGGTGAGGGCATTCGCTTTTGAAACGAATGCTGACATTTTTGGGGTGTTCGAGGATCGCCTGCTAGATACTTAATATAGGCCGCTTTTAATTTCGAGATGCTTGATTGGCCGAAGGTTATATAAACCGGACACGGTCCCGTACCGCGGTATGAGTACGACCAGCAGAGCGGCAGCCTGCTTGCGGTGAACGAAGCAGGGGCGGTGACGTCGATGGATGGCGACGCGAATGGTCGCC includes:
- a CDS encoding helix-turn-helix domain-containing protein — translated: MEFSERLNVLRKARGLTQQTLADAAGLAVLQIRRYEGGNAHPSLNVIRRLAIALGVSADAIVFDHDERGPDDDLRYQFEAVSRMPAHARELAKELLDALIIKNQVADKRNSKL
- a CDS encoding SymE family type I addiction module toxin — encoded protein: MADANLKARPPVTERFITMQRKRDMDRYGRKALYDDSHCEPLYLWLRIAGQWLAHDAGFHAGQKLRVHVEHGKLTITAT